Proteins encoded together in one Hevea brasiliensis isolate MT/VB/25A 57/8 chromosome 16, ASM3005281v1, whole genome shotgun sequence window:
- the LOC110655306 gene encoding mavicyanin, translating to MVVPHLLATYLNVLHAIGATHIVGDTDGWTLFTNSSNWVQGKEFHVGDVLEFNYEKGLHNVMQVNSTAYEGCIKDTYMGLFTGGNDSLFLSEVGRIWFICGVSDHCENGQKLTINVVP from the exons ATGGTTGTACCCCACCTTCTTGCTACGTACCTTAATGTGCTTCATGCAATAGGAGCAACCCACATAGTCGGAGACACTGATGGATGGACACTCTTCACCAATTCCTCCAACTGGGTCCAGGGAAAAGAGTTTCACGTTGGCGATGTCCTTG AGTTCAATTACGAAAAAGGCTTGCACAATGTGATGCAAGTGAATTCAACAGCCTATGAAGGATGCATAAAAGACACGTACATGGGACTGTTTACAGGCGGTAATGACTCGCTGTTCTTATCAGAGGTTGGCCGAATCTGGTTCATATGTGGAGTAAGTGATCACTGTGAAAATGGCCAGAAGTTGACCATCAATGTGGTTCCATAG